The DNA segment ACAAAACAAAAAAGACAACGCACACATTACCAACCTTGAGTTTATAAACTGCACGGTACCGCCTATTACGCTACCCGATGCAAGTTTTGACGTGGTAACGGCGTTTCAGTTTATTGAGCATTTGAACGACCCCTTGGGTTTTATAAAAGAAGCTAAACGCATTTTGAAACCCGGCGGTGTGTTTTTGTGCACCACTGTAAACGCAAAAATGTCATTAGCCCGCAACCCCTTCCACGTGTTTGAATACACGTTTGACGGCATGGAGGCTGATTTCCGCAAAGTTTTCGGCGATGTAGAAATGATTGGTTTGCAAGGAAACGACCGCGTAAACGAATACTACAAACAAAATGCTAAGTGGGTTCGCAGTATTATGAAGTGGGATATATTGGGATTGCACAAAATATTGCCCGGCAAAGTATTGGCGTTTCCGTATAACTTGCTTACCAGCATGATGCGTCGCAACCTTATGGAAGAGAACAAACAAACAACTGACATAAATACGTCGGATTTCTTTTTACAAAAAGATAACCTTGATAAAACTTGGGATATATTCGTAATTGCAAAAAATTAAAATTGCTTTCCGCTTAGAACTAAGACATGAACAATTACAAAAAGATAAATAACATTTTCGGCTGGTTGTCGTTTGTGGCGGCTTTTGCCGTGTATGCGCTAACCATGGAGCCAACATCCAGCTTCTGGGATTGCGGCGAGTTTATTTCGGCATCATACGGTTTGCAAGTAGTGCACCCGCCGGGCGCGCCCCTGTTTTTGATAATAGGCCGCTTCTTTTCATTGTTTGCCGGCGATAATCTGCAAATGGTTGCACCGTTGGTAAACATGGTGTCGGTGCTTTCAAGCGCATTTTGCGTAATGTTTACTTTTTGGATTACCACCTACTTCGGTCGCAAACTGGTACAAAAAACCGTTGCACAACCGGGTATGGGTCATACAATAGCCATTATGGGTGCCGGTTTGGTGGCCGCACTTACCCTTACCTTTAGCGATACCTTCTGGTTTTCTGCTGTTGAGGCTGAGGTGTACGCTGCTTCATCATTCTTTACCGCCATTACCTTTTGGGCCATTTTGAAATGGGAAGAAAATGCAGACGACCCCACCAGCGACAAATGGTTGGTGTTTATAGGTTACCTAATCGGTTTGGCAATTGGTGTCCATTTATTGAACCTGTTGGTTATTCCTGCAATTGTTTATGTGTACTACTTCCGCCGTTACAACGGTAAAATTACTCGCAAGGGTCTTATCCTTGCCGGTTTGTTGGGCGGTGTAATACTTGTGTTTGTTCAGTTGGGTGTTATTCCCGGTATTCCTTCAATTGCCGCAAAATTTGACTTGTTTTTTGTGAATTCACTAAAAACAGGCTTTGGTGTAGGTGCTATTTTCTTTATGGCATTGCTGATGGCCGCTACCGTTTACGGCATTATTTATACCCGCCGCAGGGGCAAAGTGTTCTTTAACACTATGTTGCTGTGCTTCTCGTTCATTATCATCGGTTACTCTTCATACACAATGGTGTTGATACGCTCACGCGCCAACCCCCCCATTGACATGAACAACCCTGATGACCCCTTTAACCTTGTTTATTACCTGAACCGTGAACAATACGGCGACCGTCCGTTGTTGCGCGGCCCATACTTTACCGTTAAGCGCGAAGACTATACGTTTGAAGAAAAATCAAAACGCTACCGCCGCATGGACAACAAGTATGCGGTAATTGGCCAAAACTATAAGTTTGTTTACAAAGACAAAGACCAAATATTCTTCCCACGTATATACGACCACAACGATGCCAGCCACGCACAAGGCTACCGTTTGTGGAGCGGCATGAGCGAAACGCAAAAGCCGAAGTATAAAAACAACATCAAGTTCTTTATTGATTACCAAATGAACTGGATGTATTTCCGCTACTTTATGTGGAACTTTAGCGGAAGGCAGAACGATGAGCAGGGTATGATAGGTTTGGTAAACGGTAACTGGATTTCAGGTATTCCGTTTGTTGACGAAGCCCGCCTTGGGCCTCAAGCCAATATCCCTGAAGATTATACCAAAAACAGAGGCCGCAACAAATACTACATGTTGCCCTTTATCTTAGGTATCATCGGTTTAATATTCCATATTAAGAACGCTCGCGGAGACTCGTTTATCTTGGGAATACTATTCCTGATAACCGGTGCAGTACTGATAATTTACCTAAACCCGCCACCGTTTGAACCCCGTGAACGTGATTACGTATTTGTGGGGTCATTCCAAGTATTCTGTACGTGGGTCGGTCTTGCAGTATTAGCCCTAGTAACGTGGTTAAGCAAAAGAATTTCGCCAATGGCAGCAGCAGGAGCAGCTACCGTGGTGTGTCTGTTGGCTGCCCCTATGTTGATGGCCAGCCAAAACTGGGACGACCACGACCGCAGCAACCGTTACATGACCATTGATTTTGCGAAAGACTACTTGAACTCGTGTCCTAAAAATGCCATCTTGTTTACCAATGGTGATAACGACACTTACCCGCTGTGGTATGCCCAAAACGTAGAGAAATACCGCACAGACGTGCGTGTAATTAACTACAGTTTGTTGGGTGATGGTGAATATGCCAACGGACTACGAAACGCAGCGTATGAATCAGCTCCGATTAAACTTTCGTTTTCTGTAGACCAATGCTTGATTGACAAGTACCAACACATACCTCATATACCCGGTAATCCTAAATACAGCCCGAATGAGTATTATGAGTTGAAAGATATGATGGCCTTTGCAGCAAGTACCAACGAGGCAAACATGTACTACAATACCAAC comes from the Bacteroidota bacterium genome and includes:
- a CDS encoding class I SAM-dependent methyltransferase — translated: MAKIHDRERPSFEPSNNVTVQRCFYAYEWAEEFVKGKRVADIGCGTGYGTIHLAKFAESAVGVDYSVETVAQNKKDNAHITNLEFINCTVPPITLPDASFDVVTAFQFIEHLNDPLGFIKEAKRILKPGGVFLCTTVNAKMSLARNPFHVFEYTFDGMEADFRKVFGDVEMIGLQGNDRVNEYYKQNAKWVRSIMKWDILGLHKILPGKVLAFPYNLLTSMMRRNLMEENKQTTDINTSDFFLQKDNLDKTWDIFVIAKN
- a CDS encoding DUF2723 domain-containing protein, which encodes MNNYKKINNIFGWLSFVAAFAVYALTMEPTSSFWDCGEFISASYGLQVVHPPGAPLFLIIGRFFSLFAGDNLQMVAPLVNMVSVLSSAFCVMFTFWITTYFGRKLVQKTVAQPGMGHTIAIMGAGLVAALTLTFSDTFWFSAVEAEVYAASSFFTAITFWAILKWEENADDPTSDKWLVFIGYLIGLAIGVHLLNLLVIPAIVYVYYFRRYNGKITRKGLILAGLLGGVILVFVQLGVIPGIPSIAAKFDLFFVNSLKTGFGVGAIFFMALLMAATVYGIIYTRRRGKVFFNTMLLCFSFIIIGYSSYTMVLIRSRANPPIDMNNPDDPFNLVYYLNREQYGDRPLLRGPYFTVKREDYTFEEKSKRYRRMDNKYAVIGQNYKFVYKDKDQIFFPRIYDHNDASHAQGYRLWSGMSETQKPKYKNNIKFFIDYQMNWMYFRYFMWNFSGRQNDEQGMIGLVNGNWISGIPFVDEARLGPQANIPEDYTKNRGRNKYYMLPFILGIIGLIFHIKNARGDSFILGILFLITGAVLIIYLNPPPFEPRERDYVFVGSFQVFCTWVGLAVLALVTWLSKRISPMAAAGAATVVCLLAAPMLMASQNWDDHDRSNRYMTIDFAKDYLNSCPKNAILFTNGDNDTYPLWYAQNVEKYRTDVRVINYSLLGDGEYANGLRNAAYESAPIKLSFSVDQCLIDKYQHIPHIPGNPKYSPNEYYELKDMMAFAASTNEANMYYNTNANPPEYIPYIPAKKFKITVDMNKYIANGWVAANDTINRVNELTFDLPGNALYKNGLLLLDIIANNSADRPICFTTTTGNDVYMGLTDYFEMRGLVYRLVPFKTPSTSQNTHGRVNTDTLNKLLVETYAWGGMEKYPMYVDDKAKLVPYNVRNHFGRLAEALVAEGKNEKAIAAIDHCLKSIPNDNYPYTDNMVYLVDLYYAAGAKEKGRSLMNALIKSAKERFEYFGAFKGSKAKDIGVSEEKRYALGALQNCASIANKYGEKQVVDELQKYIQQFPNTNN